One Streptomyces sp. P9-A2 DNA window includes the following coding sequences:
- a CDS encoding PstS family phosphate ABC transporter substrate-binding protein, whose amino-acid sequence MNIPTSLRRVQNPVVLTAAVLLAVSACGSAEARSDGSGGEGEKLSGTVQVDGSSTVAPLSTVAAELFRAENTDVEIAVGTSGTGGGFEKFCHGESDISNASRAIEDVEVSACKLKGVEYQELQVAGDGLSVVVSKGNEFVECLTVDQLRMIWQPGSEIDNWNQVDASFPDQELELFGPGTNSGTFDYFTDAVNGEEGASRTDYAANEDDDLIVRGVSGSVGGMGYFGHSYYEENKDKLKALAIDSGDGCVAPTVQAVQNGSYKPLARPLFIYPKASSLEKPEVAAFIEYYVENNKRIAEKANFVPLSAEQDAELREDLAALKAKQES is encoded by the coding sequence GTGAACATCCCCACCTCGTTGCGCAGGGTCCAGAACCCTGTGGTTCTGACAGCGGCTGTACTGCTGGCCGTGAGCGCGTGCGGCAGTGCCGAGGCGAGGTCGGACGGCAGCGGCGGTGAGGGGGAGAAGCTGTCGGGCACGGTTCAGGTGGACGGTTCCAGCACGGTGGCTCCGCTGTCGACGGTGGCGGCCGAGCTCTTCCGGGCGGAGAACACCGACGTCGAGATCGCCGTCGGCACGTCCGGAACCGGCGGCGGTTTCGAGAAGTTCTGCCACGGCGAGAGCGACATCTCCAATGCTTCGCGCGCGATCGAGGACGTCGAGGTGTCGGCCTGCAAGCTGAAGGGGGTCGAGTACCAGGAGCTCCAGGTCGCCGGGGACGGCCTGTCCGTCGTGGTGAGCAAGGGCAACGAATTCGTCGAGTGCCTCACGGTGGACCAGTTGAGGATGATCTGGCAGCCCGGTTCGGAGATCGACAACTGGAACCAGGTCGACGCGTCGTTCCCCGACCAGGAACTGGAACTGTTCGGTCCCGGCACGAACTCGGGCACCTTCGACTACTTCACCGATGCCGTCAACGGTGAGGAGGGCGCCTCGCGCACCGACTACGCGGCGAACGAGGACGACGACCTCATCGTGCGGGGTGTCTCGGGATCCGTGGGCGGCATGGGCTACTTCGGCCACTCCTACTACGAGGAGAACAAGGACAAACTGAAGGCCCTGGCGATCGACAGCGGTGACGGCTGCGTCGCCCCGACCGTGCAGGCTGTTCAGAACGGCAGCTACAAGCCGCTGGCGCGCCCGCTGTTCATCTACCCGAAGGCGTCTTCGCTGGAGAAGCCGGAGGTCGCGGCGTTCATCGAGTACTACGTCGAGAACAACAAGCGCATCGCCGAGAAGGCCAACTTCGTTCCGCTCAGCGCGGAGCAGGATGCCGAGCTGCGTGAGGACCTCGCCGCTCTCAAGGCGAAGCAGGAGTCCTGA
- the ligA gene encoding NAD-dependent DNA ligase LigA yields the protein MTTPAAVIVDAAAYAQAIENAVSAAAAYYEGGTSPLDDDTYDRLARGIAAWEAAHPDEVLPDSPTGKVAGGAVEGDIPHTVPMLSLDNVFSAEEFTAWTASLTRRIGREVARFSVGPKLDGLAIVARYSDGRLTRLITRGDGIAGEDVSHAIGTVVGLPERLAEPVTVEVRGEVLMTAAQFEYANEARTGHGGQPFANPRNAAAGTLRAKERLYTVPMTFFGYGLLPLPGTDGPFAERLAELPHSDLMSLAAELGVHTSAATVVPDSIADSPEQVLSRVKEIAAVRAELPFGIDGIVIKADLAADQRDAGSGSRAPRWAIAYKLPAVEKITRLLEVEWNVGRTGIIAPRGVLEPVVVDGSTITYATLHNPADITRRGLRLGDHVMVHRAGDVIPRIEAPVTHLRTGEEQPVVFPEQCPRCGSDIDTSGERWRCAQGRNCHLVASLSYAAGRDQLDIEGLGATRVVQLVDSGLVADLADVFALRRDQLLGLERMGETSTDNLLAAIAAAKEQPLSRVLCALGVRGTGRSMSRRIARYFATMDNIRSADAETMQRVDGIGSEKAPVIVAELAELAPLIDKLVAAGVNMTEPGATPPPAADSGSDSDSDSEERHTAGTPGAGRPLADMTVVVTGAMTGNLEKLSRNEMNELIERAGGRSSSSVSRRTTLVVAGEGAGSKRAKAEQLGVRLATPDEFATLVAGLLE from the coding sequence ATGACTACTCCCGCAGCAGTGATCGTGGATGCCGCCGCCTACGCACAGGCGATCGAGAACGCCGTGAGCGCGGCGGCCGCCTACTACGAGGGCGGCACCTCACCGTTGGACGACGACACCTACGACCGACTGGCCCGCGGGATCGCCGCCTGGGAGGCGGCGCACCCGGACGAGGTGCTGCCCGACTCCCCCACCGGCAAGGTCGCCGGCGGTGCGGTGGAGGGCGACATACCGCACACGGTGCCGATGCTCAGCCTCGACAACGTCTTCTCGGCCGAGGAGTTCACGGCGTGGACGGCGTCCCTGACCCGACGCATCGGCCGTGAGGTCGCCCGCTTCAGTGTGGGCCCGAAGCTGGACGGACTCGCGATCGTCGCCCGCTACAGCGACGGTCGTCTCACCCGGCTGATCACTCGTGGGGACGGGATCGCCGGGGAGGACGTCTCGCACGCGATCGGCACCGTCGTGGGGCTGCCCGAGCGGCTGGCCGAGCCGGTCACCGTGGAGGTGCGCGGCGAAGTCCTGATGACGGCAGCCCAGTTCGAGTACGCGAACGAGGCCCGCACGGGTCACGGCGGTCAGCCGTTCGCCAATCCGCGCAACGCGGCCGCGGGCACGCTGAGGGCGAAGGAGCGGCTCTACACCGTGCCGATGACGTTCTTCGGCTACGGACTGCTGCCGCTGCCCGGCACCGACGGCCCCTTTGCCGAGCGGCTGGCGGAGCTTCCCCACAGCGATCTGATGTCCCTGGCCGCCGAGCTCGGCGTGCACACCAGCGCCGCGACCGTGGTCCCGGACTCCATCGCCGATTCGCCGGAGCAGGTTCTGTCCCGGGTGAAGGAAATCGCCGCGGTGCGGGCCGAGTTGCCGTTCGGCATCGACGGGATCGTCATCAAGGCCGACCTCGCCGCAGACCAGCGGGACGCCGGCTCCGGGTCCCGTGCGCCCCGGTGGGCGATCGCGTACAAGCTGCCGGCCGTGGAGAAGATCACCCGGCTGCTGGAGGTGGAGTGGAACGTCGGACGGACCGGCATCATCGCCCCGCGTGGCGTCCTCGAACCAGTGGTCGTCGACGGCTCCACCATCACCTACGCCACCCTGCACAACCCGGCCGACATCACCCGTCGCGGCCTGCGGCTCGGCGACCATGTCATGGTCCACCGCGCCGGCGACGTCATCCCCCGCATCGAGGCCCCCGTCACCCACCTGCGCACCGGCGAGGAGCAGCCCGTCGTCTTCCCCGAGCAGTGCCCGCGCTGCGGATCGGACATCGACACCAGCGGGGAGCGCTGGCGGTGCGCGCAGGGCCGCAACTGCCACCTGGTCGCCTCGCTCTCCTACGCCGCGGGACGCGACCAGCTCGACATCGAGGGCCTGGGAGCCACCCGTGTCGTCCAGCTCGTCGACTCGGGCCTCGTCGCCGATCTCGCCGACGTGTTCGCCCTGCGGCGCGACCAGTTGCTCGGCCTGGAGCGGATGGGCGAGACCAGCACCGACAACCTGCTCGCCGCGATCGCCGCGGCCAAGGAACAGCCGCTGTCGCGGGTGCTCTGCGCGCTCGGCGTCCGCGGCACCGGCCGGTCCATGTCCCGCCGCATCGCCCGGTACTTCGCCACCATGGACAACATCCGCTCCGCGGACGCCGAAACGATGCAGCGGGTGGACGGCATCGGATCGGAGAAGGCACCCGTCATCGTCGCGGAACTCGCCGAACTCGCCCCGCTCATCGACAAGCTCGTCGCGGCGGGCGTCAATATGACGGAGCCCGGCGCCACTCCGCCTCCGGCCGCCGACTCCGGCTCCGACTCCGACTCCGACTCCGAGGAGCGGCATACGGCCGGGACGCCGGGGGCGGGACGCCCGCTGGCCGACATGACGGTGGTGGTCACCGGTGCGATGACCGGAAACCTGGAGAAGCTCTCCCGCAACGAGATGAACGAACTCATCGAACGGGCCGGTGGCCGCTCCTCCTCCAGCGTTTCCAGGAGAACCACCCTCGTCGTCGCCGGAGAAGGCGCCGGCTCCAAGCGCGCCAAGGCCGAACAGCTCGGCGTTCGCCTCGCCACCCCGGACGAGTTCGCCACGCTGGTCGCGGGCCTTCTGGAGTGA
- a CDS encoding EF-hand domain-containing protein: MADIVETAARKVFERYDLDGDGLVTADEYRKVVAELEGSEITESEAQGLIDSLDADGDGQMSFEEFWAAMNR; this comes from the coding sequence ATGGCGGACATCGTGGAGACAGCGGCGCGTAAGGTCTTCGAGCGCTACGACCTGGACGGGGACGGCCTGGTCACCGCAGACGAGTACCGGAAGGTCGTGGCGGAGCTGGAAGGTTCCGAGATCACCGAGTCGGAGGCCCAGGGACTGATCGATTCACTCGACGCCGACGGCGACGGCCAGATGTCCTTCGAGGAGTTCTGGGCGGCCATGAACCGTTGA
- a CDS encoding universal stress protein gives MKNTAVRDEVIVGIDPREQPVPALTWAADEAVRRRSPLRLVVAVPPLPGGQHVDAPWRRTMLRVQGEGALAEAAATVRALYAEVPLTTELLDGTPSVVLCRKAAQARMVVVGSRRLSRPEELLSAGSVAVPVSAQADCPVVVVREPERVGQRHPRLVVGVDGSGSSRAAVEFAVEEAALHGAALHAVWVWRRPVVSFGDEAAGLDERRRILSETVAGRGEKYPDVEITHEVLRGHPVEELALASISALVVVVGRHGRGGYSGMRLGSVVHGLLHRAECPVITVPESPHG, from the coding sequence ATGAAGAACACCGCTGTACGCGATGAGGTGATCGTCGGGATCGACCCGCGCGAGCAGCCCGTTCCGGCGCTCACCTGGGCGGCCGACGAGGCCGTCCGCAGGCGGTCGCCCCTCCGGCTCGTAGTGGCGGTGCCGCCCCTGCCCGGAGGACAGCACGTCGACGCGCCCTGGAGGCGCACCATGCTCCGGGTCCAGGGCGAGGGCGCGCTCGCCGAAGCGGCTGCCACGGTGCGGGCGCTGTACGCGGAAGTGCCCCTGACGACGGAACTGCTCGACGGGACGCCGTCGGTGGTGCTCTGCCGGAAGGCGGCGCAGGCCCGGATGGTCGTCGTCGGTTCCCGTCGGCTCAGCCGACCGGAGGAGCTCCTCAGCGCGGGCTCAGTGGCCGTTCCGGTGAGTGCTCAGGCGGACTGCCCGGTCGTCGTGGTCAGGGAACCGGAGCGCGTGGGGCAACGGCATCCCCGTCTCGTCGTGGGTGTCGACGGCAGCGGATCCTCGAGAGCCGCCGTGGAGTTCGCCGTGGAAGAGGCGGCGCTGCATGGCGCCGCCCTGCACGCCGTGTGGGTGTGGCGGCGACCCGTCGTGTCCTTCGGCGACGAAGCGGCGGGGCTTGACGAGCGGCGTCGGATCCTGTCCGAGACCGTAGCGGGACGGGGAGAGAAGTATCCGGACGTGGAGATCACCCATGAGGTCCTGCGTGGCCACCCGGTGGAGGAACTGGCCCTCGCTTCGATCAGCGCCCTGGTGGTCGTCGTCGGCAGACACGGGCGCGGGGGGTACTCCGGCATGAGGCTGGGATCGGTGGTGCACGGCCTCTTGCACCGGGCGGAGTGCCCGGTGATCACCGTGCCCGAGTCCCCGCACGGCTGA
- a CDS encoding zinc-dependent alcohol dehydrogenase family protein: protein MKALVFHGSGKSAWEQIADPALQEATDAIIRVDATTVCGTDLHILKGDVPEVRPGTVLGHEAVGEVVEVGSDVRGVRPGERVLVSCITACGRCRFCREGAYGQCRGGGGWILGHLINGTQAEYVRVPHADLSVHPLPGGVDSKDAVLLADILPTAYEVGVLNGRVRPGDTIVVVGAGPIGLAAIATARLYTPEKIIAVDLAPSRLEAAKRLGADAVATAGEEAEQLVADLTEGLGADVVIEAVGVPESFEACTRMVRPGGHVANVGVHGKPATLHLEDLWTRNVTITTGLVDTHSTPTLLRMMAAGRLPTASMLTHTFPLDHMEEAYDVFSRAADTGALKVVLGGQQHDALAVRVP, encoded by the coding sequence GTGAAAGCACTCGTGTTCCACGGCTCCGGCAAGTCCGCCTGGGAGCAGATCGCGGACCCCGCCCTGCAGGAGGCCACCGACGCGATCATCCGTGTCGACGCCACCACCGTCTGCGGGACCGACCTGCACATCCTCAAGGGCGATGTGCCGGAGGTACGTCCCGGCACGGTGCTCGGGCACGAAGCCGTCGGCGAGGTCGTCGAGGTGGGCAGCGACGTACGCGGTGTCCGCCCCGGCGAGCGCGTCCTGGTCTCCTGCATCACGGCGTGCGGCCGCTGCCGCTTCTGCCGGGAGGGGGCGTACGGACAGTGCCGCGGCGGCGGAGGCTGGATCCTCGGCCACCTGATCAACGGCACCCAGGCCGAGTACGTCCGTGTGCCGCACGCGGACCTGTCCGTGCACCCCCTTCCCGGAGGGGTGGACAGCAAGGACGCCGTCCTGCTGGCCGACATTCTCCCCACCGCCTACGAGGTGGGTGTCCTGAACGGGCGTGTACGGCCCGGGGACACGATCGTCGTGGTCGGAGCGGGGCCCATCGGGCTCGCGGCGATAGCCACCGCCCGGCTGTACACGCCCGAGAAGATCATTGCCGTGGATCTCGCTCCGTCCCGGCTGGAGGCGGCCAAGCGCCTTGGCGCCGATGCCGTGGCCACCGCGGGTGAAGAAGCCGAACAACTGGTCGCCGACCTCACCGAAGGGCTCGGCGCCGACGTGGTCATCGAAGCGGTGGGGGTGCCGGAGAGCTTCGAGGCATGCACACGCATGGTGCGGCCGGGCGGGCATGTGGCCAATGTCGGCGTGCACGGCAAGCCCGCGACACTCCACCTCGAAGACCTGTGGACCAGGAACGTGACGATCACCACCGGCCTGGTCGACACGCACTCCACTCCCACGCTGCTGCGCATGATGGCCGCCGGCCGCCTGCCCACGGCGTCCATGCTCACCCACACTTTCCCGCTGGACCACATGGAAGAGGCGTACGACGTCTTCTCACGGGCCGCCGACACCGGTGCGCTCAAGGTCGTTCTCGGCGGGCAGCAGCACGATGCCCTGGCGGTCCGGGTGCCCTGA
- a CDS encoding alcohol dehydrogenase catalytic domain-containing protein, producing the protein MRALVYHGPGQIAWDKVMDPTVEDPTDAIVRVDATTVCGTDLHILRGELPEVKPGTVLGHEAVGEVMDVGREVHSIAPGDQVIVSSVTACGHCRSCRDNAFGQCRGGGGWILGDLVNGTQAEFVRVPFADYSTRRTPGTLALDDAVLFSELLPTAYEIGVRNGHVSPGDTVVVVGAGPIGLAAVMTARIYSPRRIIAVDLSSSRLEAAGRLGADSAELPGRLMADLADGPGADVVIEAAGDPDGFVLCTRVVRSGGHIANIGMHGKPATLHLEALWRKNVTISTGQVDTSSTPWLLDLVTSGRLHISPLVTHTFGLSRMEDAYEVFSHGTDTGALKVVLHRE; encoded by the coding sequence ATGCGAGCACTCGTCTACCACGGCCCCGGACAGATCGCCTGGGACAAGGTCATGGACCCGACGGTCGAGGACCCGACCGACGCGATCGTGCGCGTCGACGCCACCACCGTCTGCGGTACCGACCTGCACATCCTGCGCGGAGAACTTCCCGAGGTGAAGCCCGGAACGGTCCTCGGCCACGAGGCTGTCGGCGAGGTGATGGACGTCGGCCGCGAGGTCCACTCCATCGCCCCGGGCGATCAGGTGATCGTGTCGTCCGTCACGGCCTGCGGCCACTGCCGGTCCTGCCGGGACAACGCGTTCGGACAATGCCGCGGCGGGGGCGGGTGGATTCTCGGGGATCTGGTCAACGGCACCCAGGCCGAGTTCGTACGAGTGCCCTTCGCCGATTACTCCACCCGGCGGACGCCCGGCACCCTGGCCCTCGATGACGCCGTCCTGTTCTCCGAACTCCTCCCCACCGCCTACGAGATCGGTGTGCGCAACGGACACGTGAGTCCCGGAGACACCGTCGTCGTCGTGGGCGCAGGTCCGATCGGACTCGCCGCGGTCATGACCGCCCGGATCTACTCACCGCGCAGAATCATCGCGGTGGACCTGTCCTCCTCCCGGCTGGAAGCCGCCGGCCGGCTGGGGGCCGACTCCGCCGAGCTGCCCGGACGGCTGATGGCCGACCTCGCGGACGGGCCCGGCGCCGACGTGGTCATCGAGGCCGCCGGAGATCCGGACGGCTTCGTCCTGTGCACCCGGGTCGTCCGCTCGGGCGGGCACATCGCCAACATCGGTATGCACGGCAAACCGGCCACCCTGCACCTCGAGGCGCTGTGGCGCAAGAACGTGACGATCAGCACCGGCCAGGTCGACACCTCCTCCACGCCTTGGCTGCTCGATCTGGTGACGTCCGGACGCCTGCACATCTCCCCGCTCGTCACTCACACCTTCGGCCTCAGCCGGATGGAGGACGCCTACGAGGTCTTCTCCCACGGCACCGATACCGGCGCCCTCAAGGTCGTACTGCACCGTGAGTAG
- a CDS encoding 3'-5' exonuclease codes for MRRELTADPEAGSYADEIVLCPAWGEITREAGELLRPGRAAVVDTETTDLYGRTVEIAVLDTATGKKLLDTLVNPGDAEISDGARWVHGITDEMVADARPFEKILPRLRKVTKGRTICAYSAEYDRTVVLKDVERAGKKPMYLEPWDNRYCLMQAYAGWLGTRRWLRLGGGHRAAGDCEAARQVLLKISKGRGFEFSEGGS; via the coding sequence GTGCGGCGCGAGCTGACCGCCGATCCGGAGGCCGGTTCCTACGCCGACGAGATCGTGCTGTGCCCCGCCTGGGGGGAGATCACCCGCGAGGCCGGGGAGCTGCTCCGGCCGGGCCGCGCGGCCGTCGTGGACACCGAGACCACCGACCTGTACGGCCGCACGGTCGAGATCGCCGTGCTCGACACGGCCACCGGCAAGAAGCTGCTGGACACCCTGGTCAACCCCGGTGATGCCGAGATCAGCGACGGCGCCCGCTGGGTGCACGGCATCACGGACGAGATGGTCGCCGACGCCCGCCCGTTCGAGAAGATCCTCCCCCGCCTGCGCAAGGTGACCAAGGGCCGGACCATCTGCGCCTACAGCGCCGAGTACGACCGCACCGTCGTACTCAAGGACGTCGAGCGGGCTGGGAAGAAGCCGATGTACCTGGAGCCCTGGGACAACAGGTACTGCCTGATGCAGGCGTACGCGGGCTGGCTCGGTACCCGGCGCTGGCTGCGGCTCGGTGGCGGCCACCGTGCCGCCGGAGACTGCGAGGCCGCCCGGCAGGTTCTGCTCAAGATATCCAAAGGCCGTGGGTTCGAGTTTTCCGAAGGGGGCTCGTAG
- a CDS encoding ArsR/SmtB family transcription factor has protein sequence MQVPLYQAKAEFFRMLGHPVRIRVLELLQHGPVPVRELLSVIEIEPSNLSQQLAVLRRSGIVISIRDGSTVSYALAGGDVAELLRAARRILTELLAGQNELLAELRHTESSAQAGSSAFPPPGR, from the coding sequence ATGCAGGTGCCGCTGTACCAGGCCAAGGCGGAGTTCTTCCGTATGCTCGGGCATCCCGTCCGGATCCGTGTACTGGAGCTGCTCCAACACGGTCCTGTACCCGTACGCGAACTCCTGAGCGTGATCGAGATCGAACCATCGAACCTCTCCCAGCAACTCGCGGTACTGAGACGGTCCGGCATCGTGATCTCCATCCGTGACGGCTCCACCGTCAGCTACGCCCTCGCCGGCGGCGACGTGGCGGAACTCCTGCGCGCCGCACGGCGCATCCTCACCGAACTCCTGGCCGGACAGAATGAACTCCTCGCCGAACTCCGGCACACCGAAAGCTCGGCGCAGGCGGGGTCTTCGGCTTTTCCCCCTCCGGGGAGATGA